From the Streptosporangiales bacterium genome, the window GGGGTATTCACCCGAGTCGCCCAACGCCTGCTGGCCATGGCCGCCGGGATCTGGCACAACTGGACCACCGGCGTCACCAGCAAACGATCACTCACCGCCTACGACCACTGACCAGCAGCTTCACGGAATCATTCATCTAGCCGGCGCGGTCGTACGCCGACCGCAGCCAACCGACGAGCTCGTCGTCGACATCGTGGACGTCCCCGACGTCCACGTGGTGGGTGCACATGCCGGTGGCGGCCGACAGCCGGGGAGTCGGCGGTTCGTCACGCAGGTTGAGGCCCAGCCTGATCCGTCCGGCGGACGGGGCGTTGACGAAGGCGAACTGCTTCTTCCTGCGCAGGCTCACACCCGTCTTCTTGACCGCCACGCCGACGTCGCCGCCAAGCGCCGACGCGACGAGCACGAGTTCGTCGTGGACGGGCCGCAGCGCCGCCTTGGCGCCGCGGAACTGCGCGTCGAGCAGGTCGGCGTCCGCCGACGGCCCGCCCGCCCCGTTCGCCACGGCCTCGCGCGCGAGAGCGTTCGCGTTCCCGTGCGTGAGCCCGTGCTCACTCTTGAGGAACGCCACGATCCGGCCGTGCCTGACGTTGCCCGACGCCGCGATCAGCTCGGTCCACTCGCCGACCGTGCGGCCGGTCGCCTGCTCGATGTTGCGCAACTGGCTGGCCAGCGTGTCCTTCGGATCTGCCATGACGTCACCCTGCCGGCCGGACGCGCACCCTGTCTTGGATGGATTTCACCTCTCCGGGACGAACCCGGGCTCGGCCTGATCCGGGGTGAAGCCACCGCGCTGGGCCGCCACGTACTGCGACGGGGTCACCCCGGTGTGGCGCTTGAAGTCGCGGATGAGGTGACTCTGGTCGAACCAGCCCAGCCCCGCAGCCAGCGACGTCCAGTCGACCGGCGCGTAGACGTCGAGGCTCGACAGCAGCACCCGCAGCCGGAGGATCCGCGACAGGGCGCGCGGGCTGAGCCCCACGACCGCGGTGAACTCACGGTCGAGGAAGCCGTGGGACACCCCGAGATGCGCGGCGAGGTCGCCGATCGACCGGCACGGGTCGTCCTCGAGCGCACGGACGGCGGCCGCGATGCGGGTGATCCCGTGACGCCCGGGACCGAGTCCCTCGACCAGGGTGGCGCAGACGGCGTCGATCGACGCTTCGGCGTCCGCGAGGCCGAGCAACGTGCGCCGCAGCGCGACGGCGCGCGGCCAGGCGAGGTCGAGGTCGACCACCCGTCCGCGAAGCGGCGCCGGGTCGACGCCGAACACGGCATGGCACCCCACCGCGGTCGTCACCACGCCGGCGCAGTGGGTCTCCCCCGTCGGCTCGTTGACCACCGGCCGGTCGTGAGGACCGAGCAGGAGGCCCCGGTCGGCGACGTACGGTATCCCGCGACCGTCGTCGGGTATCTCTCGGATCGGCGCGCCGAGCACGACGACGGCGACGGTGGACCCGGTGGGCGCGATGCGTTCACGCGGGTAGTCGATGCGCCCGCGCGCGTACCAGACCGACTCGACGTAGCG encodes:
- a CDS encoding IS982 family transposase, producing the protein GVFTRVAQRLLAMAAGIWHNWTTGVTSKRSLTAYDH
- a CDS encoding DUF4287 domain-containing protein; translated protein: MADPKDTLASQLRNIEQATGRTVGEWTELIAASGNVRHGRIVAFLKSEHGLTHGNANALAREAVANGAGGPSADADLLDAQFRGAKAALRPVHDELVLVASALGGDVGVAVKKTGVSLRRKKQFAFVNAPSAGRIRLGLNLRDEPPTPRLSAATGMCTHHVDVGDVHDVDDELVGWLRSAYDRAG
- a CDS encoding helix-turn-helix domain-containing protein — translated: MEFAYVSRRPPAQLRRYVESVWYARGRIDYPRERIAPTGSTVAVVVLGAPIREIPDDGRGIPYVADRGLLLGPHDRPVVNEPTGETHCAGVVTTAVGCHAVFGVDPAPLRGRVVDLDLAWPRAVALRRTLLGLADAEASIDAVCATLVEGLGPGRHGITRIAAAVRALEDDPCRSIGDLAAHLGVSHGFLDREFTAVVGLSPRALSRILRLRVLLSSLDVYAPVDWTSLAAGLGWFDQSHLIRDFKRHTGVTPSQYVAAQRGGFTPDQAEPGFVPER